A genomic segment from Antedon mediterranea chromosome 6, ecAntMedi1.1, whole genome shotgun sequence encodes:
- the LOC140052714 gene encoding arylsulfatase J-like, which yields MACNVLNPILIFLSFQFSAVVGYKQPNVIFILTDDQGYRDVGYHGALFDTPVIDKLAAEGVKLENYYVQPICSPTRSQLMTGRYQIRTGLQHGVFTDSIPSCLPTDEITLAQKMKEAGYSTHLVGKWHLGYYDEACLPNNRGFDSFLGLYLGFGTHYSHKSLPPLVDGYDFHRNYLPAFEYNGTYSTHVFTDEAIDIIKNKTEDKPLFLYLSYQAPHSPLEVPDEYKEPLRGIFTDENRLSYAAMVSCLDEGIGKVIDALKETGIYEDTIIIFSSDNGGVGGSEGNNWPLRGLKFSLFEGGIRAVGFVHSPLLSVKVKGTINNGLIHVSDWFPTIVEGIAGWNTNGTKPLDGINQWNTIKYGTCSSRLELLHNINPLNVVSGGRDWIVDISLFNVSIEAAIRYRDWKLLTGNTGQTDWIAPPDSGLTTIIGQSSHSDQIVWLYNVRKDPLEMNDLSEAYPTVVKFLLTKLYNYHNQSVPVFFPAPQREQADPCLNGNDCVFDPWEPVP from the exons ATGGCGTGTAACGTACTTAACCCTATTCTTATTTTCCTTAGCTTTCAGTTCTCTGCTGTTGTAGGCTATAAACAACCTAACGTAATATTCATTTTGACAGATGACCAAGGGTATCGGGATGTCGGATACCACGGGGCGCTGTTCGATACCCCTGTAATAGATAAATTGGCTGCTGAAGGTGTGAAGTTAGAAAATTATTACGTTCAACCAATATGTTCGCCCACCAGAAGTCAGCTGATGACCGGTCGATATCAG ATTCGTACAGGATTACAGCATGGCGTTTTCACAGATTCGATACCATCTTGCTTACCAACTGACGAAATAACTTTAGCTCAGAAGATGAAAGAAGCTGGCTATTCTACTCACCTGGTAGGAAAATGGCATCTAGGTTACTATGATGAGGCATGTCTTCCAAATAACAGGGGTTTCGATTCATTCTTGG GGTTGTATCTTGGTTTCGGCACTCACTATAGTCACAAATCTCTACCACCACTGGTTGATGGCTACGACTTCCATCGAAACTACTTACCTGCATTTGAGTACAATGGTACATACTCTACTCACGTTTTTACTGATGAAGCCATAGACATAATAAAGAACAAAACGGAAGACAAG CCTTTGTTTTTGTACCTGTCGTACCAAGCACCACATTCTCCACTCGAAGTACCAGATGAGTATAAAGAACCACTGCGCGGTATATTTACTGATGAAAACAGACTTTCTTATGCCGCGATGGTGAGTTGTTTAGATGAAGGCATTGGAAAG gtCATAGATGCATTGAAAGAAACTGGAATCTATGAAGACACTATCATAATATTTTCTAGTG ATAATGGTGGCGTTGGAGGAAGTGAGGGTAATAACTGGCCATTACGTGGTTTAAAGTTCTCGCTGTTCGAAGGAGGTATCCGAGCTGTTGGATTTGTCCATAGTCCATTACTTTCGGTAAAAGTTAAGGGCACTATTAACAATGGACTGATCCACGTTAGTGATTGGTTTCCCACCATTGTTGAAGGTATAGCTGGATGGAACACAAACGGGACAAAACCACTGGATGGAATCAACCAGTGGAATACTATCAA GTATGGTACTTGTTCTAGTCGTCTTGAACTTTTGCACAACATCAATCCATTGAATGTAGTTTCTGGTGGTCGAGATTGGATTGTCGATATAAGCCTATTTAATGTCAGTATTGAGGCTGCAATACGATACAGAGACTGGAAGCTTTTGACTGGAAATACTG gGCAAACAGATTGGATAGCACCTCCCGATTCCGGCCTTACCACAATAATTGGGCAAAGTAGCCATTCCGATCAAATTGTTTGGCTGTACAATGTCAGGAAAGATCCACTTGAAATGAATGACCTGTCTGAAGCGTATCCTACGGTTGTTAAGTTCTTATTAACTAAACTCTACAACTATCACAACCAGTCAGTACCTGTATTTTTTCCAGCTCCTCAGCGAGAACAAGCTGACCCATGCCTGAATGGAAATGATTGTGTCTTCGACCCATGGGAACCAGtaccataa